From a region of the Thermomonas sp. HDW16 genome:
- the hutG gene encoding N-formylglutamate deformylase translates to MSDAIYTLHRGNAPLLVSLPHDGSAIPSVLAARMTPQAQRAPDTDWHVSRLYAFARDLGASILVPRHSRYVIDLNRGEDDTSLYPGQNTTGLVPQVRFTGEPVYLPGMEPDAAEVAARIETYWHPYHAALREELDRIRVQHGRAVLWEGHSIKGSGLPFLFEGRLPDLNLGTANGASCSPAVQARIERELGAQGDYDWVVNGRFKGGHITRHYADPGHGIDAIQLELSQRTYMDEDSFEYDEVKAGRLQALLRRLLGIALPD, encoded by the coding sequence ATGAGCGATGCCATCTACACCCTGCATCGCGGCAACGCGCCGCTGCTGGTCAGCCTGCCACACGACGGCAGCGCAATTCCGTCCGTACTGGCCGCACGGATGACGCCGCAAGCACAACGCGCGCCCGACACCGACTGGCACGTCTCGCGGCTGTACGCGTTCGCACGCGATCTCGGAGCATCCATCCTGGTGCCGAGGCATTCGCGTTACGTGATCGATCTCAACCGTGGCGAGGACGACACCAGCCTGTATCCCGGCCAAAACACCACCGGCCTGGTGCCGCAGGTGCGTTTCACCGGCGAGCCCGTGTACCTGCCGGGGATGGAGCCCGATGCCGCCGAAGTGGCTGCCCGCATCGAAACCTATTGGCACCCGTACCATGCGGCGTTGCGCGAGGAACTGGATCGTATTCGTGTGCAGCACGGACGCGCGGTGCTGTGGGAAGGGCATTCGATCAAGGGAAGCGGCCTGCCATTCCTGTTCGAGGGGCGCTTGCCGGATCTCAACCTCGGCACCGCCAACGGGGCGAGTTGTTCGCCGGCCGTGCAGGCGCGCATCGAGCGCGAGTTGGGCGCGCAGGGCGATTACGACTGGGTGGTCAACGGTCGCTTCAAGGGCGGACATATCACCCGGCATTACGCCGATCCGGGCCACGGCATCGACGCCATCCAGCTCGAACTCAGCCAGCGGACTTACATGGATGAGGACAGTTTCGAGTACGACGAAGTGAAGGCTGGGCGTCTGCAGGCGTTGTTGCGGCGCTTGTTGGGGATTGCGCTTCCGGACTGA
- a CDS encoding acyl-CoA thioesterase, producing MSGRQRELTMRFLAEPTDVNYGGKVHGGQVMKWIDQAGYAAAVGWSGRYSVTVAVGGIRFVAPIRISDLVTVETVLVYTGTSSMHFAVDVRARDPMDEEGERLCTHCVIVFVALDETGKPVPVPVWTPVSDEDKRLSEYATQVMALSKGIEQAVARYRDADTSDR from the coding sequence ATGAGCGGACGCCAACGCGAATTGACCATGCGCTTCCTGGCCGAGCCGACCGATGTCAATTACGGCGGCAAGGTGCATGGCGGCCAGGTGATGAAATGGATCGACCAGGCCGGCTATGCGGCGGCGGTCGGCTGGAGCGGCAGGTACAGCGTGACCGTGGCGGTGGGCGGCATCCGCTTTGTCGCACCGATCCGGATCAGCGACCTGGTCACCGTCGAGACCGTGCTGGTCTATACCGGCACCAGTTCGATGCATTTCGCGGTGGACGTGCGCGCGCGCGATCCGATGGACGAGGAGGGCGAGCGCCTGTGCACGCATTGCGTGATCGTGTTCGTGGCGCTGGACGAAACCGGAAAACCGGTGCCGGTGCCGGTGTGGACGCCGGTCAGCGACGAGGACAAACGCCTGTCCGAATACGCGACGCAGGTGATGGCGCTGAGCAAGGGGATCGAACAAGCCGTGGCCCGCTATCGCGATGCCGATACGTCGGATCGCTGA
- a CDS encoding FAD-dependent oxidoreductase, translating to MGSPADTGASVTLRENDGGFDVLVVGAGVAGLATALALIKDGRSVTVIDAGRIGGGASHGNCGTLTPSHAPPLAAPGTILRAMKWMLTPDAPLYIPPRFDPALWRWLAGFAMRCNERDWIASTRAKSALLNDSRQRIADWVRDDGLQCEFVESGEDYVFHDPRAMEHEMRELPLLREFGIGAEIIDGPAYEAQEPALKPGVSGAIRFAGDAALRPDRYVAELARVVRERGGTIIEHCALQSLRSDANGIRAITAQGEIRANDAVIAAGAWSPTMARAIGLPWLRKAIQPGKGYSMTYSAPAVVPKRPLTLREVSVCVTAWGSGFRLGSTMEFSGYDTTLNESRLGALERGARKYLHHPIGPELRERWFGWRPMSRDDIPLIGRAPGHKHLWLATGHGMMGVGMSAGGGQMLADLIAGRASAVDPAPFAPERFA from the coding sequence ATGGGATCTCCTGCCGACACTGGTGCGAGTGTGACGCTGAGAGAAAACGATGGCGGTTTCGATGTGCTGGTCGTCGGTGCCGGTGTTGCCGGCCTGGCCACTGCATTGGCATTGATCAAGGATGGCCGCAGCGTGACTGTGATCGATGCCGGCCGCATCGGCGGCGGCGCCTCGCACGGCAACTGCGGCACGCTGACGCCAAGCCATGCGCCGCCATTGGCAGCACCTGGCACCATCCTGCGCGCCATGAAATGGATGCTCACGCCGGATGCGCCGCTGTACATCCCGCCGCGCTTCGATCCGGCGCTGTGGCGCTGGCTGGCTGGCTTCGCGATGCGCTGCAACGAACGCGACTGGATCGCCAGCACGCGTGCGAAGTCGGCCCTGCTCAACGATTCACGCCAGCGGATCGCGGATTGGGTGCGCGATGACGGCCTGCAATGCGAATTCGTCGAAAGCGGCGAGGATTACGTGTTCCACGATCCGCGCGCGATGGAGCACGAGATGCGCGAGCTGCCGCTGCTGCGCGAATTCGGTATCGGGGCCGAGATCATCGATGGTCCTGCCTATGAAGCACAGGAGCCTGCGTTGAAGCCTGGCGTATCTGGCGCGATCCGCTTCGCTGGCGATGCCGCGTTGCGACCGGATCGCTACGTAGCGGAACTGGCGCGGGTGGTGCGTGAACGTGGCGGCACCATCATCGAGCATTGCGCGTTGCAGTCGTTGCGCTCCGATGCAAACGGCATCCGCGCCATCACCGCGCAGGGCGAAATCCGCGCGAACGACGCGGTGATCGCGGCCGGCGCGTGGTCGCCCACCATGGCCCGTGCGATCGGGCTGCCATGGCTGCGCAAGGCGATCCAGCCGGGCAAGGGCTATTCGATGACTTACAGCGCGCCGGCGGTGGTGCCGAAGCGGCCGCTGACCCTGCGTGAAGTGTCGGTCTGCGTCACCGCCTGGGGCAGCGGCTTCCGCCTCGGCAGCACCATGGAGTTCTCCGGCTACGACACCACGCTCAACGAAAGTCGCCTGGGGGCGCTTGAACGTGGCGCACGCAAGTACCTGCATCATCCGATCGGGCCGGAACTGCGCGAACGCTGGTTCGGTTGGCGGCCGATGAGCCGCGACGACATCCCGCTGATCGGCCGCGCACCCGGCCACAAACATCTGTGGCTGGCGACCGGGCACGGCATGATGGGCGTCGGCATGAGCGCGGGGGGCGGGCAGATGCTCGCCGACCTGATCGCGGGCCGCGCTTCTGCCGTGGATCCCGCGCCCTTCGCACCGGAGCGCTTCGCATGA
- a CDS encoding dicarboxylate/amino acid:cation symporter encodes MFDWWFRIKFWKRVVAGFVLGALAGWAFGPNAETWFGPLGDLYVTLIKMIAVPLVFFAVINAVASLSGQKSIAALAGRTFVWFAITAVLAVGVGLAFGWIIKPGVGVGVLQIASDYKEKQVPGVLDMLLNLVPSNPFQALGGAASAKTSDGMTVLVPRNGTVLQVIFFAGMVGFAIVKLGEKVAGMRKLVGEASEIMIQVTRFVLEFTPIGTFGLIAALVGGYGFEQLKPLLMFVVALYAACTFHIVVVYSGLLLAHGLSPIKFFRGAAPGMEVGFVASSSFAALPVSLRSVTYNLGVDKDYAAFAVPLGATIKMDGCGAIYPALAAVFIAQYTGTELSMSQYVIIALASVLGSFGTAGVPGTAVIMATVVLSAAGLPLEAIGYLYAIDRVLDMMRTMTNVTGQMLVPVLVAKETGMLDRAVYDAGEIDADLDEDGGSRA; translated from the coding sequence ATGTTCGACTGGTGGTTCCGCATCAAGTTCTGGAAACGCGTGGTCGCCGGCTTCGTGTTGGGCGCACTGGCCGGTTGGGCGTTCGGGCCGAATGCGGAGACCTGGTTCGGCCCTTTGGGTGACCTCTACGTCACCTTGATCAAGATGATCGCGGTGCCGCTGGTGTTCTTCGCGGTGATCAATGCAGTGGCGTCGCTGAGCGGGCAGAAATCGATCGCCGCGCTGGCCGGGCGCACCTTCGTCTGGTTCGCGATCACCGCGGTGCTGGCAGTGGGCGTGGGCCTGGCCTTCGGCTGGATCATCAAGCCGGGCGTGGGCGTGGGCGTGTTGCAGATCGCCTCCGACTACAAGGAGAAACAGGTACCCGGCGTGCTGGACATGCTGCTCAACCTGGTGCCGTCCAACCCGTTCCAGGCGCTGGGTGGCGCTGCCAGCGCCAAGACGTCAGACGGCATGACCGTGCTGGTGCCGCGCAACGGCACGGTGCTGCAGGTGATCTTCTTCGCCGGCATGGTCGGCTTCGCCATCGTCAAGCTGGGCGAGAAGGTGGCCGGCATGCGCAAGCTGGTCGGCGAGGCCAGCGAGATCATGATCCAGGTCACCCGCTTCGTGCTGGAGTTCACCCCGATCGGCACCTTCGGCCTGATCGCGGCGCTGGTGGGCGGTTACGGTTTCGAGCAACTGAAGCCGTTGTTGATGTTCGTGGTGGCGCTGTACGCGGCCTGCACGTTCCACATCGTGGTGGTCTACAGCGGCCTGCTGCTGGCGCATGGGCTGAGCCCGATCAAGTTCTTCCGCGGCGCCGCGCCCGGCATGGAAGTCGGCTTCGTGGCCTCCAGCAGCTTCGCCGCGCTGCCGGTGTCGCTGCGCAGCGTCACCTACAACCTGGGCGTGGACAAGGACTATGCCGCGTTCGCGGTACCGCTGGGTGCCACCATCAAGATGGACGGCTGCGGCGCAATCTACCCGGCGCTGGCGGCGGTTTTCATCGCCCAGTACACCGGCACCGAACTGTCGATGTCGCAATACGTGATCATCGCGCTGGCCTCGGTGCTGGGCAGTTTCGGCACCGCCGGCGTGCCGGGCACGGCAGTGATCATGGCCACCGTGGTGCTGAGCGCCGCTGGGCTGCCGTTGGAGGCGATCGGCTACCTGTACGCCATCGACCGCGTGCTGGACATGATGCGGACGATGACCAATGTCACCGGGCAGATGCTGGTGCCGGTGCTGGTGGCGAAGGAAACCGGGATGCTGGATCGCGCGGTGTACGACGCCGGCGAGATCGATGCCGACCTGGACGAGGACGGCGGCAGCCGCGCATGA
- a CDS encoding alpha/beta fold hydrolase → MKFVPTVALAAAALALALPAHAQRIAVEEFTKRPEAWEVSLSPSGKYVALAVPTTDGTETQLEVVDVTTGKRQAMRFGPKQHVSDIIWTSDEQLVVARAELEPLKAKPVASGELYTTDVQAKNQDVLFGYVPDNGNRRGKRKDEGWSTIAKVLTNEPGMALVDFTCWNCGQEPDTVIFKVDTRTGARQEIERGDKLASYQFDQTGEPRLRTTWDANDEPVLHYRRSPGDPWTPLPSTIAGRMIYGARFAADNNTAYALVTDALEPAQAYRIDLKAGTRTKLAGNPDVAVNSFMYEGLGGVPFAVTFNAYKPSLQYINPESDWAKLHASLMKAFPGQFVTFNSFSRDGNKVMVGIWSDRNIGSYHVYDRSAGKMLKIVDYMPGLKPEAMAQSRPIEFMNRNGQKLFGFYTAKGSGPMPMVVMAHGGPFDVYDNWGFDDQVQFLANRGYAVLQVNFRGSGGRGEAFARSGWQGWGTTIQDDITDAVRWTIEQKLADPKRICTFGASFGGYTALFQPILNKGMYKCAIGYVGVYDLPLMRKTDKNQGQAKRTGRFFDRTLGTDNEVLAKISPARRANEIDVPVMLVHGSLDQTAGLNQYTTMQAALRDAGKPAETFLAEGEGHGFVKPENRAELFRRIEAFLSRHIGPGAQ, encoded by the coding sequence ATGAAATTTGTTCCGACCGTAGCCCTTGCCGCTGCTGCCTTGGCCCTAGCCTTGCCAGCCCATGCGCAACGCATTGCCGTCGAGGAATTCACCAAGCGTCCCGAGGCATGGGAAGTCTCGCTGTCGCCTTCCGGGAAATATGTCGCGCTTGCCGTGCCGACAACCGATGGCACGGAGACGCAACTGGAAGTCGTGGACGTGACCACGGGCAAGCGGCAGGCGATGCGGTTCGGTCCCAAGCAACATGTTTCCGACATCATATGGACAAGCGACGAGCAGTTGGTCGTGGCGCGCGCCGAACTGGAGCCATTGAAAGCGAAACCAGTGGCTTCGGGCGAGCTTTACACGACGGATGTCCAGGCGAAGAACCAGGACGTTCTCTTCGGCTACGTGCCCGACAACGGCAACAGACGTGGCAAGCGCAAGGACGAAGGCTGGTCGACGATCGCGAAGGTCCTGACCAACGAGCCCGGGATGGCCTTGGTCGACTTCACCTGCTGGAATTGCGGGCAAGAGCCGGATACCGTCATCTTCAAGGTCGATACGCGCACCGGAGCGCGCCAGGAAATCGAACGTGGCGACAAGTTGGCGAGCTACCAGTTCGACCAGACCGGCGAACCTCGCTTGCGTACCACATGGGACGCCAACGATGAGCCCGTCCTGCACTACCGACGTAGCCCTGGAGACCCCTGGACGCCGTTGCCGAGCACGATCGCGGGCCGCATGATCTACGGGGCGCGATTCGCCGCGGACAACAATACGGCGTACGCACTGGTCACCGATGCCCTGGAACCGGCACAGGCGTATCGCATCGACCTGAAGGCAGGAACCCGCACCAAGCTGGCGGGGAATCCGGATGTTGCCGTCAACAGCTTCATGTACGAAGGATTGGGAGGCGTCCCGTTCGCCGTCACCTTCAATGCATACAAGCCATCGCTGCAATACATCAACCCGGAGTCGGATTGGGCCAAGCTCCATGCATCGCTGATGAAGGCCTTCCCGGGCCAGTTCGTGACGTTCAATAGTTTCAGTCGCGACGGCAACAAGGTGATGGTCGGGATCTGGTCGGATCGCAATATCGGCAGCTATCACGTCTATGACCGCAGCGCGGGCAAGATGCTGAAGATCGTCGACTACATGCCGGGACTCAAACCGGAGGCGATGGCGCAGAGCCGCCCGATCGAATTCATGAACCGCAACGGGCAAAAACTGTTCGGTTTCTATACGGCAAAGGGCTCCGGCCCGATGCCGATGGTGGTCATGGCGCACGGTGGTCCGTTCGACGTCTACGACAATTGGGGATTCGACGATCAGGTCCAGTTCCTCGCGAACCGGGGCTACGCCGTGCTGCAGGTGAACTTCCGCGGCTCAGGCGGTCGTGGAGAGGCTTTCGCACGTTCCGGCTGGCAGGGTTGGGGCACGACCATCCAGGACGACATTACCGATGCGGTGCGTTGGACGATTGAGCAAAAGCTTGCCGACCCGAAACGCATCTGCACGTTCGGCGCGAGCTTCGGCGGCTACACCGCCCTGTTCCAGCCGATCCTCAACAAGGGCATGTACAAGTGCGCGATCGGTTACGTCGGGGTCTACGACTTGCCTTTGATGCGCAAGACCGACAAGAACCAGGGGCAGGCGAAGCGCACCGGACGGTTCTTCGACCGGACCTTGGGCACCGATAACGAGGTTCTGGCCAAGATATCGCCCGCACGGCGTGCGAACGAGATCGACGTGCCGGTCATGCTCGTGCATGGCAGCCTGGATCAAACCGCCGGTCTCAACCAGTACACGACGATGCAAGCCGCGTTGCGCGATGCCGGCAAGCCCGCAGAGACATTCCTGGCGGAAGGCGAGGGGCATGGCTTCGTGAAGCCCGAGAATCGCGCCGAACTGTTCCGTCGCATCGAGGCATTCCTGTCCAGGCATATCGGCCCAGGCGCGCAATAA
- a CDS encoding GNAT family N-acetyltransferase — MSDAIRLVERFPGVADYVRMRALTGLSPKSEEAARRSLGNTTFGVSLLRGEEVVGMGRIIGDGACFHFVVDIAVDPALQGQGLGKRIMGALDAWLRVNALPTAHVSLFADGDAKHLYEKYGFAQSEKSVGMFYRVSPR, encoded by the coding sequence ATGAGCGATGCGATCCGCCTGGTCGAGCGTTTCCCCGGCGTGGCCGACTACGTGCGCATGCGCGCGCTGACCGGGTTGTCGCCGAAATCCGAAGAAGCCGCGCGGCGCAGCTTGGGCAACACGACCTTCGGCGTCAGCTTGCTGCGCGGCGAGGAGGTCGTCGGCATGGGCCGCATCATCGGCGACGGCGCCTGCTTCCATTTCGTGGTCGACATCGCGGTGGATCCGGCGTTGCAGGGGCAAGGCCTGGGCAAGCGGATCATGGGCGCGCTGGATGCTTGGCTGCGCGTGAATGCGCTGCCGACCGCGCATGTCTCGCTGTTCGCCGATGGCGACGCGAAACACCTGTACGAGAAATACGGCTTCGCGCAGTCGGAGAAATCGGTGGGGATGTTCTACCGGGTTTCGCCGCGATAA
- a CDS encoding C40 family peptidase, producing MTTAPLPHGHSAARPTRWGIRLSIAMALAACAVPAMAMNPVQQPADAAMPATAASLAPLDAVAPVDLASPDNAPLAAQIAALREAQNSPSTSSRIKTVLQRAFALLGTPYRWGGTSPERGFDCSGLVGYVFRTIGIDLPRVSRAMANEGTAVADRNALAEGDLVFFGKRGRVDHVGIYIGEGKFLHAPRTGRDVTVSSLTSGYWSQKYLEARRVAAGT from the coding sequence GTGACGACAGCGCCCCTGCCCCACGGCCATTCCGCCGCCCGCCCCACTCGCTGGGGAATCCGTCTTTCCATCGCCATGGCGCTTGCCGCCTGCGCCGTTCCGGCGATGGCGATGAACCCCGTGCAGCAGCCGGCCGATGCCGCCATGCCGGCCACCGCCGCTAGCCTGGCACCACTGGACGCTGTGGCTCCGGTCGACCTGGCCAGCCCGGACAACGCGCCTCTGGCGGCACAGATCGCCGCATTGCGTGAAGCGCAGAACTCACCGTCCACCTCCAGCCGCATCAAGACCGTCCTGCAACGCGCGTTCGCCCTGCTCGGCACGCCGTACCGCTGGGGCGGCACCAGCCCGGAACGCGGCTTCGATTGCAGCGGCCTGGTCGGTTACGTCTTCCGCACCATTGGCATCGATCTGCCACGCGTCTCCCGCGCGATGGCCAACGAAGGCACCGCGGTCGCAGACCGCAACGCACTGGCCGAGGGCGACCTGGTGTTCTTCGGCAAGCGTGGCCGCGTCGACCACGTCGGCATCTACATCGGCGAGGGCAAGTTCCTGCATGCCCCGCGCACCGGCCGCGACGTCACCGTCTCCAGCCTGACGTCCGGCTACTGGAGCCAGAAGTACCTGGAAGCGCGCCGCGTCGCCGCCGGCACCTGA
- a CDS encoding peptidylprolyl isomerase — protein sequence MKIEKDRVVRFHYAVAEAGQESVENSKDGGQPLAILFGHGNIIPGLEKAMEGREAGDSFKVTVPAAEAYGEKREGLSQRIPKKHFGAQKLEPGMQVVLQTNFGPRAVTIEKVGMSVVDVDLNHPMAGKDLDFDIEIVEVREASAEELSHGHVHGDGGHQH from the coding sequence ATGAAGATCGAAAAAGACCGCGTCGTCCGTTTCCATTACGCCGTCGCCGAAGCCGGCCAGGAATCGGTGGAGAACTCCAAGGACGGCGGCCAGCCGCTGGCGATCCTGTTCGGCCACGGCAACATCATCCCCGGTCTCGAGAAGGCGATGGAAGGCCGCGAGGCGGGCGACAGCTTCAAAGTCACCGTGCCTGCCGCCGAGGCGTATGGCGAGAAACGCGAAGGCCTGAGCCAGCGCATCCCGAAGAAGCATTTCGGCGCGCAGAAGCTGGAGCCGGGCATGCAGGTCGTGTTGCAGACCAACTTCGGTCCGCGCGCGGTCACAATCGAGAAGGTGGGCATGAGCGTGGTCGACGTCGACCTCAACCACCCGATGGCCGGCAAGGACCTGGATTTCGACATCGAGATCGTCGAAGTGCGCGAGGCCTCCGCTGAGGAACTATCGCACGGTCACGTCCATGGCGACGGTGGCCACCAGCACTGA
- a CDS encoding alkaline phosphatase encodes MRRHASALAFAMTLAISGCASTGNPTVARDSAVHIDVPTIARPAGESAAWWFRSGAAQAAERGAMAGHAKNVIVFLGDGMSLPTVAAARIFEGQRKGGSGEENRLAWETFPATALSKTYNTNSQTPDSAGTMSAIATGVKTRLGVLSIAQDPVRKDCAGALAAPMLTLWELATSSGMATGVVTTTRVTDATPAATFSHSAERNWENDTDLTEQARADGCIDIARQMVESAFGNGPNVLMGGGRDNFMTAAQRDPEYADKTGLRQDGRDIIAEWQARHPRGTYVWNARQLADAPLDTPLLALFQPGHMRYEHDRPQDPAGEPSLAEMTRAAIARLSRGANGYVLLVEGGNIDKASHAGNAYRALSDTVALSDAVRAATEMTSSDDTLILVTADHSHTLMLSGYARRGNAIMDKVHGGHNEAAATIDPSALARDATGLPYTTLNYASGPGYIGASEQQPEGPKHFPHTGKEFVAAKHGRPDLTDVDTEDPDYLQEALFPLGSETHGGDDVGIWASGPGSNAVRGSLEQNAIFHILLQATPRLRGALCAKGDCDANGVPVALPKIEDFRPLR; translated from the coding sequence ATGCGCCGACACGCTTCCGCCCTCGCTTTCGCCATGACCCTCGCCATCAGTGGCTGTGCCAGCACCGGCAATCCGACCGTCGCACGCGACAGCGCAGTCCATATCGACGTGCCGACGATCGCCCGCCCAGCCGGCGAATCCGCCGCCTGGTGGTTCCGCAGCGGCGCCGCGCAGGCCGCTGAGCGCGGCGCGATGGCCGGCCATGCGAAGAACGTGATCGTGTTCCTGGGCGATGGCATGAGCCTGCCGACCGTGGCCGCCGCACGCATCTTCGAAGGCCAACGCAAAGGCGGCAGCGGCGAGGAAAACCGACTGGCCTGGGAAACCTTCCCCGCAACGGCGTTGAGCAAGACCTACAACACCAATTCGCAGACCCCGGATTCGGCCGGCACCATGAGCGCCATCGCGACCGGAGTGAAGACCCGGCTCGGCGTACTCAGCATCGCCCAGGATCCCGTACGCAAGGACTGTGCCGGTGCGCTGGCGGCGCCGATGCTGACCTTGTGGGAACTGGCCACCAGCAGTGGCATGGCCACCGGCGTGGTCACCACCACCCGCGTCACCGATGCCACGCCCGCCGCGACCTTCAGCCACAGCGCCGAACGCAACTGGGAAAACGACACCGACCTGACCGAGCAGGCGCGCGCCGATGGCTGCATCGACATCGCGCGGCAGATGGTGGAATCGGCGTTCGGCAACGGCCCGAACGTGCTGATGGGCGGCGGCCGCGACAATTTCATGACCGCCGCGCAGCGCGATCCGGAATACGCCGACAAGACCGGCCTGCGCCAGGACGGCCGCGACATAATCGCCGAATGGCAGGCGCGCCATCCGCGCGGCACCTATGTCTGGAATGCGCGGCAACTCGCCGATGCGCCCCTCGACACGCCGCTGCTCGCCCTGTTCCAGCCGGGCCACATGCGCTACGAACACGACCGCCCGCAGGATCCCGCGGGCGAGCCTTCGCTCGCGGAGATGACCCGCGCCGCGATCGCCCGCCTGTCGCGCGGCGCGAACGGCTACGTGCTGCTGGTCGAAGGCGGCAACATCGACAAGGCCAGCCACGCGGGCAATGCCTATCGCGCGTTGAGCGACACCGTCGCGCTGTCGGATGCCGTGCGCGCCGCCACCGAAATGACCTCGTCCGACGACACCCTGATCCTGGTGACCGCCGACCATTCGCACACGCTGATGCTCTCCGGCTACGCCCGTCGCGGCAACGCGATCATGGACAAGGTCCATGGCGGCCACAACGAGGCCGCGGCGACCATCGATCCTTCGGCACTCGCACGCGACGCCACCGGCCTGCCGTACACCACCCTGAATTACGCCAGCGGGCCCGGCTACATCGGCGCCAGCGAGCAGCAGCCGGAAGGCCCGAAGCATTTTCCGCACACCGGCAAGGAGTTCGTCGCGGCGAAACACGGCCGCCCCGACCTGACCGACGTCGATACCGAGGATCCCGACTACCTGCAGGAAGCGCTGTTCCCGCTGGGCTCGGAAACCCATGGCGGCGACGATGTCGGCATCTGGGCAAGCGGCCCCGGCAGCAACGCCGTGCGCGGCAGCCTGGAACAGAACGCGATCTTCCACATCCTGCTGCAGGCCACCCCGCGCCTGCGCGGCGCGCTGTGCGCGAAGGGCGACTGCGACGCGAACGGGGTGCCGGTGGCGTTGCCGAAGATCGAAGACTTCAGGCCGCTGCGCTAG
- a CDS encoding C40 family peptidase produces MTEPADCQQRPGAHYRRNAVLALSTALLLAACGGEQVRPSSPPTAAKRGWADPRPADPAKANAVLMRAISLVGTPYRYGGNTPEGGFDCSGLVNYVYRDMLDMRLPRTSRDLAAMEGPRIAPDRLASGDLVFFGSGEAISHVGIYVGEGRFVHAPNSGGTVRLDQLDGSWWRDHYRGARRLLH; encoded by the coding sequence ATGACGGAACCAGCCGACTGCCAACAGCGACCGGGTGCGCATTATCGGCGCAATGCCGTGCTTGCGCTATCGACCGCTCTGCTGCTTGCCGCTTGCGGCGGCGAACAGGTTCGTCCTTCGTCGCCACCGACCGCGGCCAAGCGTGGCTGGGCCGATCCGCGTCCAGCCGATCCAGCCAAGGCCAACGCGGTGTTGATGCGGGCGATCAGCCTAGTCGGCACGCCCTATCGCTATGGCGGCAACACTCCAGAGGGCGGCTTCGACTGCAGCGGACTGGTCAACTATGTGTACCGCGACATGCTGGACATGCGCCTGCCGCGCACCTCGCGCGACCTGGCCGCGATGGAGGGCCCGCGCATCGCGCCGGATCGGCTCGCCAGCGGCGACTTGGTGTTTTTCGGCAGCGGCGAGGCCATCAGCCATGTCGGCATCTATGTAGGCGAAGGCCGTTTCGTGCATGCGCCGAACAGCGGCGGCACGGTGCGACTGGATCAGCTTGACGGCAGCTGGTGGCGGGATCACTACCGTGGTGCGCGCAGATTGCTGCATTGA